Genomic segment of Erythrobacter sp. BLCC-B19:
GTCCGGGCGCGCGACATAACAGCAATCCGCCGCCTCGCCCTTCGTCAGGGTCGCACAACCGGAAATTTGAAAAGCTCATGCTTCAGCGATTGCGCGAACTGTTTGCTCCCCCTCCCCCGGCAATCATGCCGAGCGTGCCAAGCGGCACCCGTTACTATGCAATCGGCGACATTCATGGCCGGCTTGACCTCTATGAGGCGCTGATTGCCGCGATCGAGGGCGAAATCGCCGCCGCTCCGGGGATCGAACACCGCATCATCGTGCTGGGCGATCTGGTTGACCGCGGCCCCGACAGCGCGGGCGTGGTCGAACGCACGCGGGTGTGGCAGCAGTCGCGCAATGTCCGGGTGCTGGCGGGCAACCACGAGGAAATGTTCCTCGCCGCCTTCGAAAAGCCCGAAGCCTTGCGCCACTTCCTCAAGCATGGCGGGCGCGAGACGGTGCTGAGCTATGGCTTCTCCTCGCGCCAGTTGTGGGATCTGACGCTGGAGGAAATCTTCGAGCGCCTGCCGCAGGTCGTCCCGCAGGATGTGCGCGATTACATCGCCAGCTTCGAGACGATGATCCGCGCGGGCGACTATGTCTTCGTTCACGCCGGGGTCGATCCCACGCGCCCGCTCGGCGAGCAGAAGCGCAGCGACCTGCTGTGGATCCGCGACCGCTTTCTCAGCCACGAAGGCCCGCTCGAAAAGGTGGTCGTCCACGGTCATACGATCTTCGACCACGTGATGGATTGCGGCAACCGGATCGGGATTGATACCGGCGCGTTCCGGTCAGGCGTGCTGACGGCGCTGGTGCTCGAAGGCGATCAGCGGCGCATCCTTCAGGCGCGCAGTGGCGACGGCGAGCCGCTGGCGGTGTTCCACGGCGACCGGCCGCACTGAACCGTCAGTCGGGGCGCGGCGATAGGTCGATCCCGCTATCGAAGGCGGCCC
This window contains:
- a CDS encoding metallophosphoesterase, whose product is MPSVPSGTRYYAIGDIHGRLDLYEALIAAIEGEIAAAPGIEHRIIVLGDLVDRGPDSAGVVERTRVWQQSRNVRVLAGNHEEMFLAAFEKPEALRHFLKHGGRETVLSYGFSSRQLWDLTLEEIFERLPQVVPQDVRDYIASFETMIRAGDYVFVHAGVDPTRPLGEQKRSDLLWIRDRFLSHEGPLEKVVVHGHTIFDHVMDCGNRIGIDTGAFRSGVLTALVLEGDQRRILQARSGDGEPLAVFHGDRPH